A genomic segment from Candidatus Binatus sp. encodes:
- a CDS encoding TrkA family potassium uptake protein yields the protein MAQKENRGANANRSRAGSDSAPQSGFLGSPARRLLFAITGIVVLLGAGAAGYILIEEMTFLDALYMSVITISTVGYREVKPLSAEGQIFTMVLIVTGVGTGLYLLAVAAEVVIEGQLRDFLGISAMQRKIHQLEKHVIVCGFGRFGRVVTEELKRHDVPVVVIESNPALEKELSRLEVLHVNGSALEDEILEEAGIQSARAIVVATDSDADNVYITLSAREKNPGIAIHARGESETGLRRLKSAGANQVISAYQRGGMRIASMILRPAVVDFLELATPGHGDEIDLEEIEIEPGSHAVGKTIEAVERGTAKLRVVALKRGDDPISIIPDPGTIVKEGDHLVAIGDAESLKHLADILEE from the coding sequence ATGGCGCAGAAGGAAAATCGCGGAGCGAACGCAAATCGATCGCGGGCAGGATCGGACTCTGCGCCGCAGTCCGGATTTTTAGGCAGTCCGGCGCGCCGACTCCTATTTGCGATTACCGGGATAGTAGTTCTGCTGGGCGCGGGAGCCGCGGGCTACATCTTGATCGAGGAGATGACGTTCCTCGACGCGCTCTACATGTCGGTAATTACGATTTCGACGGTCGGCTATCGCGAAGTGAAGCCGCTCAGCGCGGAGGGCCAAATCTTCACGATGGTGTTGATCGTCACCGGCGTCGGAACGGGATTGTACCTGCTGGCGGTGGCGGCCGAGGTTGTGATCGAAGGTCAGCTCAGAGATTTCCTGGGGATCAGCGCGATGCAACGAAAAATCCATCAGTTGGAAAAGCACGTGATCGTTTGCGGGTTCGGGCGCTTCGGCCGCGTGGTCACCGAGGAACTGAAGCGGCACGACGTGCCGGTGGTGGTGATCGAGTCGAATCCGGCGCTCGAAAAAGAGTTGTCGCGCCTTGAGGTGTTGCACGTCAACGGGTCAGCGCTGGAGGACGAAATTCTGGAGGAGGCGGGGATACAGTCGGCGCGCGCGATCGTGGTGGCGACCGATTCCGACGCCGACAATGTGTACATCACGCTGTCGGCGCGCGAGAAAAATCCTGGTATCGCGATTCACGCGCGCGGAGAATCGGAAACGGGACTCCGGCGGCTCAAGTCGGCGGGCGCGAACCAGGTGATCTCGGCCTATCAGCGGGGCGGGATGCGGATCGCGTCGATGATTCTGCGGCCGGCGGTGGTGGATTTTCTCGAACTGGCGACGCCGGGGCATGGCGACGAGATCGATCTGGAGGAAATTGAGATCGAGCCGGGCAGTCATGCGGTGGGGAAGACGATCGAGGCAGTCGAGCGCGGAACTGCGAAGCTCCGAGTGGTCGCGCTGAAGCGCGGCGATGATCCGATCTCGATAATTCCAGACCCGGGCACGATCGTGAAAGAGGGAGATCATCTGGTCGCGATTGGAGACGCGGAGAGTCTGAAGCATCTCGCGGATATTCTGGAAGAGTAG
- a CDS encoding phage tail protein, whose translation MAELSSPPSINDLRTQSLLVLIKRLGALELAPLLVYRIDSVPESALPFLAWQFDVLSPLWQLVAPLTVGVDALTNIDLLIDIDNLIEAEGVVVGGGLVDLAQRDLLKVAIPLHRLRGTPFAIKRALGALGWTAVDLLEGQATWGGNAYPASQGWSVFRVVINLKDGQEVEGAAIALARAAIDFFRPARSRLDSIWFSPPPIVDEAPLPNDSFTLDGDARDQLDAAPAPRDGALVITIGAQSLGDQIGPIMPLYDGHYRHSGITYGANEPILADSALTLNGAAVLHGG comes from the coding sequence ATGGCTGAGCTGTCTTCGCCGCCTTCGATAAACGATCTGCGCACGCAGTCCTTGCTGGTGCTGATCAAGCGGCTGGGCGCGCTCGAACTGGCGCCGTTGCTAGTTTATCGAATCGATTCAGTGCCCGAGAGCGCGCTGCCGTTTCTCGCGTGGCAGTTCGACGTTCTGTCACCGCTCTGGCAGTTGGTCGCGCCGCTTACGGTTGGCGTCGATGCGCTTACGAATATCGATCTGCTGATCGATATCGACAACCTGATCGAGGCCGAGGGCGTTGTAGTAGGCGGAGGCCTGGTCGACCTGGCGCAACGCGATTTGCTGAAGGTCGCGATCCCGCTGCATCGACTTCGCGGGACTCCGTTCGCGATCAAGCGCGCGCTTGGCGCGCTCGGATGGACCGCCGTCGATCTGCTGGAGGGGCAGGCGACGTGGGGCGGGAATGCATATCCGGCGAGCCAGGGCTGGTCGGTGTTCCGGGTGGTCATCAATCTGAAGGACGGCCAGGAAGTGGAGGGGGCGGCGATCGCGTTGGCGCGGGCGGCGATCGATTTCTTCAGGCCGGCGCGCTCGCGGCTCGATTCGATTTGGTTTTCGCCGCCACCAATCGTGGATGAAGCGCCGCTTCCCAACGATAGCTTCACGCTGGATGGGGACGCGCGGGACCAGCTCGACGCGGCGCCGGCGCCGCGCGATGGCGCACTAGTCATTACGATCGGAGCACAGTCGCTCGGCGATCAGATCGGTCCGATCATGCCGCTTTATGACGGCCATTACCGGCACAGCGGAATTACATATGGCGCCAACGAACCGATACTCGCGGATTCAGCGCTGACGTTGAATGGCGCGGCGGTTTTACACGGAGGTTAA
- a CDS encoding baseplate J/gp47 family protein, with amino-acid sequence MAAGIPSLPPPVFVNDADGLDPNKILADMIAEFEAASGRILQPAQVERLLINLYAYRESLVRNAIQFAGEQNLLAFAIFPMIDYLGQLLGVTRLAAQPALTTLQFTLTGPLTVPFIITKGTLIGTADGHFTFATTASLAIAPGAITGLVGAAATVPGEAANGYLAEQVRVQINPSALIASVGNVTPTADGSAPETDEHLRMRIQQAPNQFSTAGPVAAYRFFAMGADPSIVDAQIVSPVPGTVNVYVLTGPVTIQPAPAPNLAGIASSELLAKVQAAVNAETVRPLTDTVNALAVVEVDYQMVATVTMYADADPTQTIAAASAAAQQFAIDLASKIQRDIVPSQIVAALSVPGVYEVTVDAPHYTQLSAGQWANCTAITLTQAFSPEHS; translated from the coding sequence ATGGCTGCAGGTATCCCGTCGCTGCCGCCGCCGGTGTTCGTTAACGACGCCGACGGACTGGATCCGAACAAGATCCTGGCCGATATGATCGCGGAATTTGAGGCGGCGTCGGGACGAATACTGCAACCGGCGCAGGTCGAGCGATTACTCATTAATCTATATGCGTATCGGGAATCATTAGTCAGAAACGCGATTCAATTCGCGGGCGAGCAGAATCTACTGGCGTTCGCGATATTCCCGATGATTGATTACCTTGGCCAGTTGCTCGGCGTCACGCGGTTGGCGGCGCAGCCGGCGCTGACCACGCTACAATTCACGCTGACCGGGCCGCTAACCGTACCGTTTATTATCACGAAGGGGACCTTGATCGGCACCGCCGACGGGCACTTCACATTCGCGACGACTGCGAGTCTCGCGATCGCTCCAGGAGCCATCACGGGGTTGGTGGGCGCGGCGGCGACAGTGCCGGGCGAAGCTGCCAACGGGTACCTTGCGGAACAGGTGCGGGTACAGATCAATCCGAGTGCGCTGATCGCGAGCGTGGGCAACGTGACGCCGACCGCGGACGGCTCGGCGCCGGAGACCGACGAGCATTTGCGGATGCGAATCCAGCAGGCGCCGAATCAGTTCAGCACGGCGGGTCCGGTGGCGGCTTACCGGTTCTTCGCGATGGGCGCGGACCCGTCGATCGTGGATGCGCAAATAGTCAGTCCGGTACCAGGTACGGTGAATGTATATGTACTCACCGGGCCAGTGACTATTCAGCCCGCGCCCGCGCCGAATCTGGCGGGTATAGCGAGCAGCGAGCTGCTCGCAAAAGTGCAGGCCGCAGTCAACGCGGAGACGGTGAGGCCGCTGACCGACACGGTCAACGCGCTCGCGGTGGTCGAAGTGGATTATCAGATGGTTGCGACGGTGACGATGTATGCCGACGCGGATCCGACCCAGACGATTGCCGCTGCCAGCGCAGCGGCACAGCAGTTCGCAATCGATCTGGCGTCGAAGATCCAGCGCGATATCGTGCCCAGCCAGATCGTGGCGGCGCTGTCCGTGCCCGGAGTCTATGAGGTGACCGTGGACGCGCCGCACTATACGCAGTTGTCGGCCGGGCAATGGGCCAACTGCACCGCAATTACACTGACGCAGGCCTTCAGCCCGGAGCATAGCTGA
- a CDS encoding GPW/gp25 family protein encodes MAVGAISLEDIRSADWSLKLDAIGEVVEGIDDVKQCLGIIATTPQGTDPLRPTFGSNIWRYLDHPIDRALPAIVSELTTAIARWEPRVTLVSVTAQPINDGAGQSGAHIDVTLNWQLRLGNASAPLQSTTITVVGAA; translated from the coding sequence ATGGCGGTCGGCGCAATCTCGCTGGAAGATATCCGGTCGGCGGACTGGTCGCTCAAGCTCGATGCGATTGGCGAGGTGGTTGAAGGAATCGACGACGTGAAGCAGTGCCTGGGGATAATCGCGACGACGCCGCAGGGCACCGATCCGCTGAGGCCGACATTCGGCTCAAACATCTGGCGTTACCTCGATCATCCGATCGATCGGGCGTTGCCGGCGATCGTGAGCGAACTGACGACGGCAATCGCGCGGTGGGAGCCGCGAGTGACGCTGGTATCAGTGACGGCGCAGCCGATCAACGACGGAGCAGGTCAGTCGGGTGCGCATATCGACGTCACGCTGAACTGGCAGCTTCGACTAGGTAATGCGTCGGCGCCGCTGCAAAGCACGACGATTACGGTAGTCGGAGCGGCGTAG
- a CDS encoding phage baseplate assembly protein V, protein MKDLAAYAGPSYSRLPAFRVGIVREQDPALAKVRVVFPDYDNVISWWLPVVFAKTKNDKSYWLPDVGEQVVCLMDVRDEDGAVLGAIYSSEDPPPASSADVVRFGFRDGTSVEYDRGAHLLEFQFNDGAEIKYDGGNHSMSINLPEGANFQLTSSGAQIEIDTGGNVTIRGAGQVQLGSGEVAGVARLGDLVQVQDSDGGTLVGRIVTASSDVVAG, encoded by the coding sequence ATGAAAGATTTAGCGGCCTATGCCGGTCCGTCGTACTCGAGGCTTCCGGCGTTTCGAGTTGGTATTGTGCGTGAGCAGGATCCTGCGCTGGCAAAGGTGCGAGTAGTATTTCCGGATTACGACAACGTCATCTCGTGGTGGCTGCCGGTCGTGTTCGCGAAGACCAAAAATGACAAGAGCTACTGGCTGCCGGATGTCGGCGAGCAGGTGGTCTGCCTGATGGATGTTCGCGACGAAGACGGCGCGGTGCTGGGCGCGATCTATTCGAGCGAGGACCCGCCGCCGGCGAGCAGTGCCGACGTCGTGCGCTTCGGGTTTCGAGACGGCACCAGCGTCGAGTATGACCGCGGCGCGCATCTGCTCGAGTTTCAGTTCAACGACGGCGCCGAGATTAAGTATGACGGCGGCAATCATTCGATGTCGATCAATCTGCCCGAGGGGGCGAACTTTCAACTGACGTCGAGCGGGGCACAAATCGAAATCGATACCGGCGGCAATGTGACTATCAGGGGCGCGGGGCAGGTTCAGCTTGGCAGCGGCGAAGTCGCCGGCGTTGCGCGACTGGGGGATTTGGTCCAGGTGCAGGACAGCGACGGCGGCACGCTAGTCGGAAGAATCGTGACGGCCAGCAGCGATGTGGTGGCGGGCTGA
- a CDS encoding phage late control D family protein, translating into MILAISYSDRLSAASGEVEIQVEDHQQRWQGSWYPVLGDQMNVQIGYRGEQLFNCGDFQLDELELDGPPDTMRLRGLASYITPAMRTRNSAGYEKQTVTEIARGIAAKYDLEFIAAAESEEGGIGFERITQRLETDLEFLKRLAIEHGYDFTVRGSQLIFYSCAALKAIPAAVTMSRADAIGFSFKNRTRRIYGGAQVSYFDPATKQLIAGTASATHAAPGADILKIVRRCENGVQASAKALAALELHNAESIEMRIEGPGNTKLVAGSNVLVEGWKALDGIYQIETAHHRIDRASGYTTSIAANRIGNAK; encoded by the coding sequence ATGATACTGGCGATTAGCTATAGCGACAGGCTGAGTGCAGCTTCCGGAGAGGTCGAGATCCAGGTCGAGGATCATCAGCAGCGCTGGCAAGGGTCGTGGTATCCGGTTCTGGGCGATCAGATGAACGTACAGATTGGCTATCGCGGCGAGCAGCTATTCAATTGCGGGGACTTTCAACTGGACGAACTGGAGCTTGATGGACCGCCGGACACGATGCGGCTGCGCGGCCTGGCGTCGTATATCACGCCGGCGATGCGGACGCGGAACAGCGCCGGGTACGAGAAGCAGACAGTGACGGAAATCGCGAGAGGCATCGCGGCGAAGTACGATCTCGAATTTATCGCGGCGGCAGAGAGCGAGGAAGGTGGAATCGGGTTTGAGCGAATTACGCAGCGGCTCGAGACCGATCTTGAATTTCTGAAGCGCCTGGCAATCGAGCACGGTTACGATTTCACGGTTCGAGGTTCGCAACTCATTTTCTACTCTTGCGCGGCGTTGAAGGCGATCCCGGCCGCGGTGACGATGTCGCGTGCGGATGCGATCGGATTTTCGTTCAAGAACCGGACTCGGCGAATTTACGGCGGCGCGCAGGTTTCATACTTCGATCCCGCGACGAAGCAATTGATCGCGGGGACGGCCTCTGCGACGCACGCGGCGCCGGGTGCAGACATTCTTAAGATCGTGAGGCGGTGCGAAAACGGGGTTCAGGCGTCGGCGAAGGCGCTCGCCGCGCTCGAATTGCACAACGCGGAATCGATCGAGATGCGAATCGAGGGTCCAGGGAATACAAAGCTGGTAGCGGGGAGCAATGTACTAGTCGAGGGTTGGAAAGCGCTGGACGGCATTTATCAAATTGAGACTGCGCATCATCGAATCGATCGAGCGAGTGGCTATACGACATCAATTGCCGCGAACAGAATCGGAAATGCGAAATGA
- a CDS encoding tail protein X has protein sequence MTNQAGFVVHVTTQGERWDLLAYRYYGIATLYAPIIRANPKVVIEPVFEAGITIDVPILPESTVVSADLPPWRSKTASA, from the coding sequence ATGACTAATCAAGCGGGGTTCGTCGTTCATGTAACTACTCAAGGCGAACGATGGGACCTGCTCGCGTATAGATACTACGGAATAGCCACACTATACGCGCCAATAATAAGAGCGAATCCAAAAGTAGTAATCGAACCAGTATTTGAAGCGGGCATCACGATCGACGTGCCTATATTACCCGAGAGTACCGTAGTCAGCGCCGATCTGCCGCCGTGGAGATCGAAGACTGCTTCTGCGTAA
- a CDS encoding phage tail protein, protein MFAVLGDILFEVIGSPETFESMREYDFAEHRVLEGRPRLQWLGNGLERLKLEIMLHSSFTDPSAQLSLLRSTAAAHRALPLVFGNGGFRGFFVIHSMAFRTHQSSALGTPIAINVTLSLKEWVTTDGPEILAAPAPLIAPAENSKSAGAEGVSALLQLRAASGATGPALQAGDVAVNAIVRSAAR, encoded by the coding sequence GTGTTCGCAGTTTTGGGAGACATTTTGTTTGAAGTGATCGGATCGCCGGAGACGTTCGAGTCGATGCGCGAGTACGATTTCGCGGAGCATCGCGTGCTGGAAGGCCGGCCGCGGCTGCAATGGCTGGGAAACGGGCTGGAGCGGCTGAAGCTGGAGATAATGCTGCATTCGTCATTCACCGATCCGAGCGCACAATTGTCATTGCTGAGATCGACCGCCGCGGCGCATCGCGCGTTACCGTTGGTGTTCGGCAACGGAGGGTTTCGGGGCTTCTTCGTGATTCACTCGATGGCATTTCGAACGCATCAATCAAGCGCGTTGGGGACGCCGATAGCGATCAACGTGACGCTGTCGCTGAAGGAGTGGGTCACGACGGACGGACCAGAAATCCTTGCCGCGCCGGCGCCGTTGATCGCGCCGGCGGAGAATTCAAAGTCGGCGGGAGCGGAGGGAGTTTCGGCATTGCTGCAACTTCGAGCGGCGAGCGGCGCGACAGGCCCGGCGCTGCAAGCCGGTGATGTAGCGGTGAACGCGATAGTACGGAGCGCCGCGCGATGA
- a CDS encoding phage tail assembly protein yields MTEDLKVNGVRVKDPEQDQESSRAIELPSGARAEVRKGLGRDLMRAQRVAAGGDASAVVFALIAELARVDGRKVVYEDVLEMDLADVLALQAEVVGENFERPPQRASQDSFDPDSRSGN; encoded by the coding sequence ATGACGGAAGACCTTAAGGTGAATGGCGTGCGAGTCAAAGATCCGGAGCAGGATCAGGAAAGCAGCCGGGCGATCGAACTTCCTTCCGGCGCGCGGGCGGAAGTGCGCAAGGGGCTGGGACGCGATCTGATGCGGGCGCAGCGGGTGGCTGCGGGAGGCGATGCGAGCGCAGTGGTGTTCGCGCTGATCGCGGAATTGGCGCGGGTGGACGGGCGAAAAGTGGTGTACGAAGACGTGCTCGAGATGGACCTCGCCGATGTGCTGGCGCTGCAGGCGGAGGTAGTCGGCGAAAATTTCGAGCGCCCTCCGCAGCGAGCTTCGCAGGACTCGTTCGATCCGGATTCACGGTCCGGGAACTGA
- a CDS encoding phage major tail tube protein, producing MNIQINSLTNANIYIDGVGLLGRAEEIEIAHPKHKMIDYKGLGMAGTAELWAGVEKLESRIKWSSFDAETLAMSASPFKTHLFQARGNLEQYTSQGRSAELAVVYMMTGVFKDAGSPTFRQHHMVETTSVVSIYHCELFVGGVQIYLYDVFANIYVVGGVDQLSNFRSHVGG from the coding sequence ATGAATATCCAGATCAATTCACTGACTAATGCAAATATATATATCGACGGAGTCGGGCTGCTGGGACGAGCCGAAGAGATCGAGATAGCGCATCCCAAGCACAAGATGATCGACTACAAGGGGCTCGGCATGGCGGGAACCGCCGAGCTGTGGGCGGGCGTCGAGAAGCTGGAATCGCGCATCAAGTGGTCGTCCTTCGATGCGGAGACGCTGGCGATGTCGGCGAGTCCCTTCAAGACGCATCTGTTCCAGGCGCGCGGGAACCTGGAGCAGTACACCAGCCAGGGGCGCAGCGCCGAACTCGCGGTGGTGTACATGATGACGGGAGTCTTCAAAGATGCGGGCAGTCCGACCTTTCGGCAGCATCACATGGTCGAGACGACGTCAGTAGTCAGTATCTATCACTGCGAACTATTCGTCGGCGGCGTGCAAATATACTTGTACGACGTGTTCGCCAACATCTACGTAGTCGGCGGCGTCGATCAGTTGTCGAATTTTCGATCGCATGTCGGAGGCTGA
- a CDS encoding phage tail sheath subtilisin-like domain-containing protein — protein sequence MPASFLHGIEVIEVPNGPVPVTVVKSAVIGLVGTAPEWAVASQPGIPAPNQPTLVSSAIDAAKFGPLTRGYTIPYALAAIQGQGAGQVIVVNVFDPAVHFTSIGATAFTFNTQGVINLGHMGVSNVVVTSSPAGTTYSEGTDYTVDAINGIIKMVASESGGSIAPGATVLVSFRYADPSKVTDSDVIGSVTGGVYSGLQALQTTYGTLGFFAKILIAPRFSQSADVATPMSTLADKIRAMALIDSPASTSVAAAIANRNDSQNAFGSSSKRAMLCFPQETFFDAGIVPTGVTLDSSGAPVIAKLNANAVGPYSQWVAGGMAARDLAKGYWWSPSNTPVAGILGPDIQLYASILDPASDVNSLNAAGIVTVFNAFATGLRVWGNRSAAYPSAAAADNFISVRRTMDVIEESVELAMLEFIDQPISNALIDAILASVNAFIRSLIQRGALAAGAASFDPAENPPAQIAAGQLTFDIDVMPPPPAERITFKAFIDVTLLEHLGQTSPITVDAGVL from the coding sequence ATGCCAGCGAGTTTTTTGCACGGTATTGAAGTAATCGAAGTGCCTAATGGGCCGGTGCCAGTAACGGTGGTCAAGTCAGCCGTGATCGGGCTGGTCGGCACCGCGCCCGAATGGGCAGTGGCATCGCAGCCAGGGATTCCGGCGCCGAACCAGCCGACGCTGGTTTCGTCGGCGATCGACGCGGCCAAGTTCGGGCCGCTGACGCGCGGCTACACGATTCCCTACGCGCTGGCGGCGATCCAGGGGCAAGGCGCGGGGCAGGTGATCGTGGTGAACGTATTCGATCCGGCGGTGCATTTCACCTCAATCGGAGCGACTGCATTCACATTCAACACGCAAGGCGTGATTAATCTCGGCCACATGGGCGTGTCGAATGTAGTAGTCACAAGTTCACCGGCGGGTACTACTTACTCGGAGGGAACTGACTATACGGTCGATGCCATCAACGGCATTATCAAGATGGTCGCAAGCGAGTCGGGCGGAAGTATCGCGCCGGGCGCGACGGTACTGGTCTCGTTTCGGTACGCAGATCCTTCGAAGGTGACGGACTCGGACGTGATCGGCTCGGTGACGGGCGGCGTTTATAGCGGCTTGCAGGCGCTGCAGACGACGTACGGCACGCTGGGATTTTTTGCGAAGATACTGATCGCGCCGAGATTCTCGCAAAGCGCGGATGTGGCGACGCCGATGAGCACGCTGGCGGACAAGATCCGCGCGATGGCGCTGATCGATTCGCCGGCATCGACCTCGGTGGCGGCGGCGATCGCGAATCGGAACGACAGTCAAAACGCATTCGGATCGTCGAGCAAGCGGGCGATGCTGTGCTTCCCGCAGGAGACGTTCTTCGACGCTGGGATCGTTCCGACGGGAGTGACGCTCGACTCGTCGGGGGCGCCGGTGATCGCGAAACTCAATGCGAACGCGGTCGGCCCCTATTCGCAATGGGTGGCGGGCGGAATGGCGGCGCGGGACCTGGCCAAAGGATATTGGTGGTCGCCGTCGAACACGCCGGTGGCGGGAATTCTCGGTCCCGACATCCAGCTCTACGCGTCGATCCTGGATCCGGCGTCGGACGTGAATAGCCTGAACGCGGCCGGGATCGTGACGGTGTTCAATGCGTTCGCGACGGGGCTGCGGGTGTGGGGAAATCGCAGCGCGGCGTATCCGTCGGCGGCGGCGGCGGACAATTTCATTTCGGTGCGGCGGACGATGGACGTGATCGAGGAGTCGGTCGAACTGGCGATGCTGGAGTTTATCGATCAGCCGATCTCGAATGCGTTGATCGATGCGATCCTGGCGAGCGTGAACGCGTTCATCCGGTCATTGATTCAGCGCGGTGCACTGGCGGCGGGTGCGGCGAGTTTCGATCCGGCCGAGAATCCGCCGGCGCAAATAGCGGCAGGCCAACTGACCTTCGATATCGACGTGATGCCGCCGCCGCCGGCGGAGCGAATCACGTTCAAAGCCTTTATCGACGTGACGCTGCTCGAGCATCTCGGTCAAACGAGCCCAATCACCGTGGACGCAGGAGTGCTCTGA